The genomic interval GAGCTCCAGTGAATGAGCCGACTGTATCACTTTAGGTAGAGTGGTCGGTAATCTGGAGTTATATAATTTATGTCTGAGTGTCTAAAGTATGAACAACATCCCCAGTGACTGAGATGATTGTTGGACAGTGAATAAATTCTATTTAGGTCACATTAGCatttaaaagctgaaataacttgatttttttcaacgcTTTAAAAGCAGATCtccattcattttttctttcagtatAGAGGTcaagtgacataaaaacaatgtattgaATGTGAATTTCATTGTAATAATCAGCATTTAAATGTGGCACCGTTCTCCAAATTATAGTTCTTTGGTCATTTATActcttatttgtattttttgatagTAGATGAATTAGATAGAATTGAAATTACTCTTCCTTTTATTAcctgtaattatttttctttgtttaggTTTATTGCCAAAAGTTACTGGGAAACATTATTTGGAAACAATACATGCTTCTGATGGTTTGCAGTCACTCCCTTAAATGCtttactactattactactactactgctactgcaaCTTTATGTCTCTTGGTGGCAATGATGCAGTATGACATAGTTCCTCTTGTACACTGATGTGTTGCACAGAGAGTTtatatttattactaattttcaaCTCTTGACCCTAGTTGGGCTTTTCACATGTAGGCCTAtagttattaaaatatttaattagcaCAGGAGCTGTAGGCCTACTGTGTTATTAAAATACTGAATTTCATACATAGGCACTATAAACTTCTTTCATGCATCCTACAGATAAACAAGAGAACCCAATGCTGGTTTCTATGCAGGTTTAGAGCGTGTTGTATAAGAACAATACTGCGCGGTGACCTCAGATTCAAGATGGGAGCTGCATTTACATATGATTGAAAATTATTAAACAGCTAAATAAACACAGCATACTCCACTGCATgatcagctttaaaaaatgcacttcaGATTTgcaaaactaaacacaaaaaaaacaacatttttacagcatgttcatgttgcagcacattttttttatctactcCACTGAATGATCATAGACTGTAATGATACTCACTCTACACGTGTCCGAGGATGGTTTCTGTGCTGGTTTGCAATCAGCCCATTCGTCTTCAGTCAGTTTAAGTCTGTCTGTTGTCTGTGCACAACCTCTGTCCTCCTGATGCATTTGCAGAGCTTCCAGCTGGGAGAGAACAACAAGCAACAGCCGCACGCATGTGCTAGACAACCTCCaaccccccttctctctctctctctctctcacacacacacacacacacacacacacacacacacacacacacacacactgtgcattCTCATTCAAAGCCAACAGCTGTAATGAAGCACATTATTCTCATTATTTAGacagtaaacagaaacaaatatgaTAAAACCCAATATTATTCACAGtacaagaaatgaaaatgtcacatgTCCATGTAAGTGTTTATATACATAACATAATACCGTTTGTTTCATGAtacaattttctctttttgcacAATATAGGTATCTCTGTACACTATAAGGCCAAAAGTATGTATACACATGAAAATTGCACCCACATTGTAAATGGATTTGCATTAATGTAGCGGACCACTCAAAACACTTTAAGACTACAAATTACATTCatccatttacacacacattcatacaatGGTGGCTGATACAAGGTGCTGCATGCTCACCTAaacattcacacgcacacacacatcaaatgcacagccatcaggagcaatttggggttgcCCAAGAAACACAGATCTTCCGATTAGTTGACAACTAATTCCACCTCTTGGGAACTAGTTGAAGGGATGAAGGGATTTGCGATAATATCGAGTGAAAGTTCCAGTTTATCCTAAACATGTTGGATGGTGTTGAGGTCTGTGCAGGCCAGTCAGGTTCATCTGAATTTAACTGTGGAAACCGTAACCGTATCTTTATGAACATGGTTTCAAGCATCAGGAGACATTTGCCAATTGTCAAAAACATATAAAGCATCATTCTGTGGTGAAACAGTAAGAATGACCTTAAGCTGAACAggacaaacaataaaataaaaaataaaaaatgttttaaaatagcataattttGAGTCTGATGCTGCAACAGATCAATATTCCAGCATCACTTCTACACCTTAGTAGATTTATCTATTTAATGAGTAAGTGCTAGTCGATCTGTTTCCTCTTAAATGTAGGTTAATGGGGGATAATAATGACTGTTGTCCTGAAACTCAGCAATCAATCTATTTAAAGCATTTGAGGACAAGCATTTAGAAAGGTTtttctttaaagggacagttcaccacaaaataaaaaaaaactaagaagaCATGAATGGTTTTATATGACAAATTCTCATGACTTtggttatttttgaaatgtcttaaCAACTTAATAATTGcatgaaaactgataaaaaaaacatttgtgtccCCCTGCCTAATAACTTTAGTGATCATCTGAGTTTTCATTTAGCGCCATCattatgtcaaaattttaattcacattattcactgttttatgaaatacccagaaaattaatcacattttcattagCCTTTagctgtatgttttttgttctaattagcaaatgttcaCACACTAACCTAAGACACTGAACCACCTGTAAAACATCAACATGATTTTTGTAGACCTACTTAGAAGTTATCATTGCCCTTGACAAAAaccctatgggatttttccatatGATTTTGTGTATCAAAGTGTATGATACTTCATTAACACTCATTTTggagcctaaatgcaatcagcACAAGTAAAACACTAATGTTagactataaacaaactacaccacagtTGCATGACTTCAGCATCACTGtaacgaggctgtaaagctgtattTGGTGTGAAGACGTTCTGTAGTTTTAttcagccacttgttagcaatcgctgttttaaagacacacacaagcctcAAAGTTCATGAGTGtggtatttattgttgtattttatgttgtagaacaaaacgtgaaagtctcttataCTTGTGTTAACCTCAGACCTTATTTAATGCATCTAAccaaaacatattcaaaaaccCATCGACGTTTGGACGAGGGAACAGGGAGTGGTAAAACGCATATTAATTTCCAGGTTTACTCATTGTAAATAGCCTATGTTAGCATGCTGGTGTTCGTATTTAGCTTAAAGCACTTCTTTACCAAAGTACAGATGTACAGCGCTGCACAACACTTAGTGTCTTTAGTCTTGATTCAACCATAAAATGTCCTCGTTTTTAGATAAAAGTGGAGAAAAGCTACATAAAACCAGATGCATGCAGCGGCTTCTGTCTCACTTATTGACATGCACGTCTGCAGCAAACACACCGTAGTCTTGCCACATGTCTGCTGGGGCCAGATGAAGTCCTTGCAAATGTAAATTGACAATCTATTCATCATAATCAAATGGAAATTAAAGTACAAATGCACCGATTTATAATCTATGCAGGAAGGGTCATTTTAATTAAGCAGACAAAGACTGATTTAGCAGGCGAAATGTAACATTGTTGGATTCAGgacaacatcaaacacacaaatccacCAAAGGAGCTGTAGCATCCCAGTTCCCCCAAATAATCTGTGTGAGAGCACAGTTTAATGTAGATATTAAAAGAGAATTATTAAAAGACCCATTGACTTTTCTCAGTGCTAAGTAACGTTGCATTTCACTGCACATATGTGAGAGAGAAAATTTACAGAAGACATCatctaaaaaattaaatgaataaattagatttttttttgttggtagtCATAAAATTGAACCCCTgcttattattaaaaacattataattacaGTGTTCCCACATTAATAGAATTTCACAAtaacatttccaggcctggaaaagtcatggaattagtgaAAAATTCTGaacttttttgaaaagtcatggaattttgttgtgtgtaattaaaatgttatcttCTGTAAATAACCTCCCACGAAATAacacataacagcaaatttattttctgcagctgttGACGACGTTAATATGTGCCAATGTGTGACAAGGTCTTGTTTACCATTATatatgtttcttcttttttttccccgccTAACGTCTTTTcctccatgtatgccagctaactgaaatcatgtttgaatagagtttgaatctatATGAAAAAGAGGGACAATTATATTTTGCTATGTATCTTTTAAAAGTTGTGGAAATGTTGTCCATGACAGTGcgtgtgtgggaaccctgcatttacatttttgtcatgacATTAACAAACACTTTCTTAATCCTGTAAATACAGAGACCATGATATCCCGGGGAAGTTTTTATAAGAGGATGTTTTGGAGCTGAGTCACGACAGCTTAAGGAGAATCATAGAGACAAaaggtgagaggaggaggaagcctGGAGTGATGAAGATGTCCTGTGCAGCTCCGTGGAGCTCGTTCGAGCAGAGAGCCTGCTCCAGCGTTTGGTGAGTCTCCGCACTAATACCTGGAAAACACAACACACGATGTTGGAAGatatggacaaaaacaagaTCACTTTCATAAAGTTGAATGTCTCTAAATAACCTCACCATGCTGGGACCACTCCTTCCAGACTTGCAGAAACTCGGCGTCATGTTCTCCTCCAGAAACTGTGttaaatgtgaaacaaatgGCCATTCAGGACTGTCATTCTGAAAAGTATGTTATACTCCAGGTATGAGGAGACTCTGCTCTTACCTTTGGCGTGCTCGGTCAGCAGATGCTCCAGATCCCTGAGAGCGCGGGTGAGGTTCTCCAGTCGGTGCTGCAGGTGGAAGTTCTCTTCTTTCAGAGTGTGGATGGTGTCGTGGAGCTCATAGGCCAAGCTGCAGCGTGAAAGCTGAGAAATTAACCACAGACCTGTGGTGAGTTGCAAGATGGAAAACATTGCAGTATAATTCATTTGCTCAGTTAGTAAAATCCACTGCTGGTCACAATCGCTGTGCAGCTCCAGAATGATTCAAACTCAGGTGAAAGTGGAAACATTATTCAAAAGCTTGACTGTTTCTGTGTCAGAATTGATTCAGTGATGGGGAGCTAAATGCCATTGGCCCATTGACCACTCTAAAGGATCAATTGTTCTGTTTTGGAGCTCAAATTGAGAGGCACAGGCAGAGTTGTTTTAAGGTTAAGAAAAATCTTCATCCCTGTAAGCAGCTTTCAGTGAACACTGTATTCGCTGCGGACTCATGAGACaatcataaatgacaaacaatCGCACAAAGGATGAAAAGCACAAAGCCCACTAATGCAGATTATCATTAAAACatacagcttttattttattatcatatagTTTTGTTACTATGCCAACCACCACCTGACACCATGGAAAGatggtatttatttatgtctagTTATAATCCTATAAAAGGTGCAAAATTCATGTGACATTTCTGTGAccacttgggaaaaaaaaggctatattATTAAGAAATTTTAATTCTTATCTACCAATTACTTAGCCATCGCTCTACACATAAGCAAGACTTTTACAACTGTTTTGGACCAACTTGGACCAATCTTTTTTTGAAGGCAAGAAAATAAGTGACATAGTGAAAAATGACCTCAGGGACACACGGTAACTTAGAAAAATGACAGTAGCCTATTAATAcgaacaaatgaatgaatgagtacTTTATTTTCATATCTGCTCATTAACATTACCCATCCCTTATGGTATTATTCAGAcacatttaccaaaaataaacattattagtCTGTTAACCCAAAATCATCCAATAGCACTATACCTGAATATCATCATCaggtaaaaaatgacaaaacttcaCACAGCCAGCACTTCAAAAGTTATATCCCataacaacaatgacaaaaattaataataaaaaaataatatgacttataataatagtaatgataataataataacaactataGCTGCACATAATATAAGTATATAATCAGAGAGAGTCAACATGGCTATAAAATAGCTTAACTGAtgaatattgtattgtatgtattttttaaatcattttatggCTTATATAAATTGATTACTTTGCACTGGGTACAAGGTAAAATTGAACACAACTCAAAAATGTAACgtattttaaatgtgcaatatgTGTCGATGTCATTAAGGAAACCATTACAGTAATTTGTATaaatatttgacacattttaaagaaaatatgaagcGCACTAAATGGGAACAGAAATGTTGCTGCATAACATGAATGGCTGATATTTAACGTGGCTTTTAggagatgatttttttgacagaaaaggATTTCTTGGTTAagaatagattaaaaaaacatattagttTGGGTTAAAATTGCAAACTTCTACCGTGTGCTTTACGATAAAATTTTACTGAATGgcaacatttggaaaaaatacagttaaaagtCTTTGCTGAGTAATAAATATAACGTttgtaaagaaataaagccgttatttatttatttgtttgtttacagggTGCAGTGGGCGGGGCTGGTGGCGGAAGTGCTTCAGGGAAACTTTCATCATCATCCGGGTCACTCTCTGGTCACCGAAGATCCAAGATGGCGACTCACATGTCGAGGTGTAGAGGCTGGAGTCGTGTTCAAAGGTAGTACACGTTTCAAATAAATGTCGTTAAATTAACGCTAGACTCGTTTTAAACACCGACAGACAACATAACCGATATCTCCTGTGTCACGTCTCTTCCTGACGCGTGCAGCGTCACAACTTTTGAACGTCCTCATCTCACAAAATTAGCTTCTCCGTTAGCATGATGCTAACTGTCAGGATGGAAACTGTTACATCAGGAGGGAACAAAGCCAGTAACTTTAGAAATAAAGGACGTGTGTTTATGGTGATTTGCGTACTAATTTGTAAGATTTTGGCACGTTGAGCAGAGCGTTTGTTGGTAGCTTAAATGTTTAGTAAACGCTGCATGTTTGGACTGAAGTTTGAGATGTTATCATGCTGTATTGCGTCACTCTTATTATGCAGCGACATTTGTGTTCACGTGCATTATTTCAGGGACTGAGATTGGTCAGTGTGTTAAATATTTCCAAAAGCTcgtattataataaaataaagaataaaagttACGAGGCTGAAATGTTGCTTCAATACAGAAAGCACCCTACCATCAGTTATGTTATATAACGTTACTATCTTTCAAATCATACTATATCTTATATCCAATAGTTtgaaagttattattatttatacagtagtATGTTGTGATTTTAGTATCATAAATCAGAATCAGGTTTATTGCCAACTACGTTTTCACAGCcaataaatttgcttttttgtattgGTGTATAACAGTAAatatagtttgaaaaaaagaccagaaacataaatgtagaacaaaaaaaatacaatagaaataaaaaaaatactatgaaaaatatgtacaggatatctgttttaaaatgaaggAGCTGAACATTGTTAGGTGTATTAGTTTtgtacaaaaatgtccaaattgtTGTTGGTTACGGGATGTGCATAAGTTCATTGTATGAAGTAAATCAGATGAACAATGGAAAGAGATATTATAGCTGCCGAGGGTCAGGGCTGGGTATTTTGAAGAGCAagttattctgtttttagtcGTTACTCTCCAAAATACTGGAAACAACCTGACGGaggatctgagaggagctggaaatactgatatttttaaacataaacttaAAACCTGactttttagtctggcttttatgtggtgtcttacaataaaaaatgttttttacttattctatagtaaacacattttccattatataaataaaattttattgattgattgattaattaacaGGCTGTATGCCTCACTATGTGGAAGTAACTgggattttgttttatgtgcaaCATCATCAAggttaaacatttctttattgcTTTCctaattttgtaaaacaaaatataatacatacataccAAGGCAAATTTATGCCTTggtatgtatgtattatattttgttttacaaataccTCCATACCCCTGacatattttttgtcagttttcaccCATGTGGTCCACTGGCGTGGTGCTGAAGTATGACATAGTATATGTACGCATTATCAGATGTAAACAGACTTTATTTGATCAGCCCCAATGTCACCAAATCAGCTATGTGCGTCAGAATCCGCTTGATATCAATATCAATACCATCCCAATGTCAGAGcagctacttttacttttttcttaactctttgaaacctggagcagcatcacttttcttgcactgctttcagacacctttcacaagaatttaaccctttaaccccaTGAGCAAATTAGTGCAGTTTAATGGGacaaaaggcagtgagcaacttggttgtAATGCTTCACAAATTAcgagaaattattaaatttacaaaatcatttttaaaaagctatcgGGAAtatgtctaggggaaaaaagctaaaagctaaagaaaaactatatttataatgattgaaatgacatctttaaaatgttacaaaattattcaattttttaaagcactttttctaggtcattttcttgtttttagctttcttcttctttttatttgcttttttaattatatatttactaattgattttatttactaagtacttttcttttactattaacatttttgctaatttttggtcatttcttatGTTTCTTATTGCCATCTTCTGGGGTTTcctcaggtttttaaagggttcaaTATAATAAGAATGCTACCATTTCAACCTTACAATTTCATGCTTCTTTTGCTCATGTTAAAGATGTAAATACTGTTTTCACAACTGGCCTACGTGCTGAGAGGAAGTTCATCATAGCTTTCTTTATTTCAAAGGTTTGGGATCGCAGCTTACAGAAAGTACAGCAGTGGAGGCGGATACCCAAATATCTCCCTCTCGGCACCTCTGCCTGGGATCCCTAAGCCAGTGTTTGCATCTGTGGATGGTCAGGAAAAATATGAGACCAGGATCACTACTCTAGAAAATGGCCTCAAAGTTGCCTCCCAAAACAAGTTTGGCCAATTCTGCACAGTTGGAAGTaagttgctgctgttttatgcaaATAACAATCAGCTGTCTTCAGGATGTGGCTGACATGAATAAAATGagtcttttgtctttcttctttttagttttagtaAACTCTGGATCCAGACATGAAGCAAAGTACCCAAGTGGAATAGCACACTTTATAGAGAAACTCGCCTTTTCtgtaagtaaaataaagtacacaTAAAGAAAGGTGGAGGAGGTTGTGGTTTGTGAGGTGATGTTGTCGTTTTTATCTTCAGTCCACAGCTCAGTACGGGAGTAAAGATGAAATTCTCCTCACGCTGGAAAAACACGGAGGGATATGTGACTGCCAAACATCAAGGTATGTAGTGTTTCAGCACTTCTCTGTGTTATAAAATCTAATGTTCTGTATTTCTTACTATTCCTGCATGATCTAATTCTTTCTCCTGTTTGAGActgaatgaatacatttttatcaaaatcagaaatgctttattgatccctgggggGAAATATTGGTTCGCTACAGTCGCCCTGAcgccagcatagagaattatcgCAAGTAGAAACAAGTAACAACACAagtatataaaacataaaatagaaatacagttaGAGTAAACCATTGGCACAGTatgttcatatttaaatatttaaaatagtgtATGTATATTGTGTTAAGTATGTAAGTGTgttcaaatataaataaaaagacaattagcactaatatgtgaatatttaaattataatattgatagtgtgtgaagtgtgtaaaatataaaactgtgccttttgccacaatgcaatgtataaaactagtatgcaagttaaaaatataaatatttgatatatatgtGAAGTATCGTTCACTTTTCCGTGCAGAGATACCACCATGTATGCAGTGTCTGCTGAGGTGAAGGGTCTGGACACGGTGGTCAATCTTCTCTCTGATGCTGTTCTGCAGCCTCGCCTGCTGGGTAAGTCCACTCTTATATTAACTGACATCTCAGAGGAAACTGTGCCACGGCCTGTCTGAGatcatctgtgtttgtttacatgcagatGACGAGATCGAGATGACCAGAATGGCGGTACGCTTTGAGTTAGAAGATCTAAACATGAGGCCCGATCCTGAACCTTTACTCACTGAGATGATTCATGCCGTGAGTCACGTCATTTGTTAAGACCCTCCAACATTAGCTCTCTTTGAAAGTGAATCAGCCGTAGTCGTTCAGTTAATTTATAACTacgtttgttttgggggtttttttcagttgtttaatcattaattttggaaattttaagTTCCCAGAATCTCTGGCTTTTTGCGGTACCTTTTTCTCTGGAACAGATTTCATAATAATATGAAACCATGAAAGGCAACTTAATGCGACAtttttaaagttcagcaaaatttagtaatttttttttaccaaataattAACTAAAATTATTAATCAGTTACCGAATCAAAACCTATGATCATAACAGCATcctatttcagctgtttttaatacTATGGAAGCCCAACATCACCAGTGTGATTAAAAAGGTCCTGTTAAGTCATAATAGCaagttttttcaaataatgactTATGACTCAAAGACTTAGTATCTCAAGTACTtagaaactttcaaaataaggaATTAGTATCTTAAAACAGTTGACTTTCTCAGAATATTTACTtagtatctttaaaaaaaagaataaaatatcatcacataAATGATTTGGTATCTCAAAATATGAATTGTTTTAtcaaaatgatctaaaattATGATTTAGTGACAGTTTGAAGAAGCTAAGCCATTATTACTGATTATTACTGATTACTGTAGCTCTATTTTTTCCTTCAATATAACTGTGACTGCTAATTGTTTGTTTCCAGGCTGCATATCGAGGCAACACAGTCGGACTGCCTCGCTTCTGTCCTGCAGACAACGTGGACAAGATTGACAAGAAAGTTCTTCACAGCTACCTGCGTAACTACTACTGTCCTGAGCGGATGGTGCTGGCTGGAGTGGGAATCGAGCACGAGCAGCTGGTCGAATGTGCCAGGAAATACCTGCTAGATACAAAGCCGGTGTGGGGAACGAGCACAGTGGCCAACGTGGACCTCTCTGTAGCCCAGTACACTGGAGGCATCGTCAAGGTGAgttattggttttgttttgtgccaGATCTTGTCTTAAATGTTGTCTTCAAGTTGTAGAATaataataccttttttttaatcttttagaTGGAGAAGGATATGTCAGATGTCAGCCTTGGCCCCACCCCGATCCCAGAGCTCACCCACATCATGATCGGCCTGGAGAGCTGCTCCTTCTTGGTACGTTTTGGCAGTTACCTGTCTGTTAGGGCTGTACcgaatttcattttttttacattcaaagccTCTATTGAATATTTGAATGTCTGCTGTCATATTTCATGACGTGATcatccaaaagaaaaaacagtccTTTGATTTAAGTCGTTTTTTATGAAATCCActttaataattaaatgtaaCTTATAGTGCTGCTAAACTGCTGCTAGAGCAAACTGATTTTTGAGCgcattgaaaatatttattttaagactAAACACCAACAATATGGATTGAAGCAGAACATTTCATTACATAAAAAGTGTTGTGAATATTGGAAATCATTTCATCAATCTTTTTATTGGATgtattggaaatgtttggatcaCGCAAGTCGATAACAATCCCATGTAGCCAACACTTGAATCTAATTCTATGAATGGTAAAATACTTATAATAATAGTGAAGCCCAATCTTCATCTGCAGTTTTGCAGAAACACTGGGTTTGAACTGAATAATTACACGTGCCAAGGTGCAAAGCATTTGAATGTTAATTCAGAATTTAAATATCAACTTTATAAATTAAGCTTTAAACAATTCTTCAGCACACAGTGTTTGGCATAAGAAGCGTACTCAGTGAAGgtgtggatttattttttaattttttgtaaagTGAGAAGTGAGCATATCAGTTTGCAACTGATGAAAGTTGGTGTGACCATCGTTAACTCTCGCAAAAGTTAATGAAGTTCACGCTCTATGTTTTATGACACTTGGCGTGCCAGTGTTGTGGCTTAGACTGTTTCCCCATCAATATGCTTCCCCCTACCTAAATCTGAAACAAGCGTCTCCCTTTTCATAACCACAGACGGAGGCACTATTTGACGGAGGATCACACTTTGCAACTGGCATATTAGATGTTCATATGAATCAGCACAGATTCCAATGGCGGAAAAACATTGTTATGTAATTTGTGCTTGCTGGATCTTAATTCAAATCTTAGTTCAAAATTCAAATAGAGAGCCATGAATGCGCACTAGTTCATTTTAATCTGTGTGAACCGAGTTTGAGCTCACTGTTGTGAAGCAGCCTTACCGAAGAGTCTCCAATCTGGTGTCTGACACATCAGCTGCAAgcccctaaaaaaaacattgtttgttttcacaggaGGAAGACTTCATCCCATTCGCAGTGCTCAACATGATGATGGGCGGAGGGGGCTCCTTTTCTGCGGGAGGACCTGGGAAAGGCATGTTCACTCGCCTGTACCTGAACGTGCTCAATAGGTGAACGTCTCGTAAACTCCCATTCAGCTTTGTTTCTGATAATCAGAATTCACTTATATATCGCCACTCAGTTTCGCTAATGGTTACTCTTGTCTGTTGTATGTAGACATCATTGGATGTACAATGCCACCTCTTACCATCACAGCTATGAGGACAGCGGTCTGCTGTGTATCCACGCCAGTGCAGACCCCAGACAGGTTTGTACAGACTCAGGACAGCAGGGTTCAAATGtcttattctgtatttttacatcCAAATGATGTTCATGCAGAGTTCTTATCATTACATACTTTGATCTCCAGGTGCGGGAAATGGTGGAGATCATAACCAGAGAGTTCATTCAGATGGCTGGCAGCGCAGGAGAGGTAATGCCTACATCTCACTATCAGGCAATCCACCACAACTTTAGCATTATtgataaaagaaacaaaggTGTTGAACCATCCTG from Plectropomus leopardus isolate mb chromosome 6, YSFRI_Pleo_2.0, whole genome shotgun sequence carries:
- the pmpca gene encoding mitochondrial-processing peptidase subunit alpha, with amino-acid sequence MATHMSRCRGWSRVQRFGIAAYRKYSSGGGYPNISLSAPLPGIPKPVFASVDGQEKYETRITTLENGLKVASQNKFGQFCTVGILVNSGSRHEAKYPSGIAHFIEKLAFSSTAQYGSKDEILLTLEKHGGICDCQTSRDTTMYAVSAEVKGLDTVVNLLSDAVLQPRLLDDEIEMTRMAVRFELEDLNMRPDPEPLLTEMIHAAAYRGNTVGLPRFCPADNVDKIDKKVLHSYLRNYYCPERMVLAGVGIEHEQLVECARKYLLDTKPVWGTSTVANVDLSVAQYTGGIVKMEKDMSDVSLGPTPIPELTHIMIGLESCSFLEEDFIPFAVLNMMMGGGGSFSAGGPGKGMFTRLYLNVLNRHHWMYNATSYHHSYEDSGLLCIHASADPRQVREMVEIITREFIQMAGSAGEMELERAKTQLKSMLMMNLESRPVIFEDVGRQVLSTGKRKLPHELCDLISNVTASDIKRVTTKMLRSKPAVAALGDLTEMPTYEHIQAALSSKDGRLPRMYRLFR